CAGAAAATAAAAACTAAAAATCAATGACTTCACTTCTTAATATCTTATGGAATCCCGTGACTACTTTGAAGGAACTGGGAAAAGAATATTCCGATGATTTACATAGAAAAAGTATTTGGATTATCGTGGCTTACAGCGTAATTATTTCTATCCTAAACGATGTGCAAAACACAAGTGAAGCAGTTTTTTTAGTGCAGATTGGAGGTTTATGTTTGGGTATTGCTATTACCTTGTTTTTTGTATTTGCTTTAAGTTCAGTTATTTATTGGATAGGAAATACAATAGTAGGAAAAGCAGCGTTTACAGAGATTGAAGCAACGGTCGCATATTCGTTGATTCCCACTTTGTTTGGATTCATTGTGGTGGTATTTATAAATGAAATGGATTGGAATTTATTCGACTGGAATAAAAGCCATTTTATCAACTCCATATCTTTTTTAGGATGGATTGCATCAACCAATATTGTTTATCAAGGGGTTAAGCTATTCAATCAATTTAATTGGAAACAGACTTTGTTGGCTATGCTTCCATTGTTACTACTATATGTGGTAATACTTGCACTCATTTTTTATGTTTTTAGTTGGAGTTGAAAATTACTGTCAGACTGAAATTATCCCTGCTACTTTTCTGTTTGCTCTTATTTGCTCTACACCCCATCTCCATTTATGGACAGTTGAATCCAAGAAGCCCCTATTTATACAGTACGGGAGGCTGTGGGTTTATAGGGGATAGCCCGATGCCGCAATCTGCTATTGATATGTTTGAACTTGTGAATTCGAGAAACTATGTAGAACTCAAAAAATGGCTTTATTCTCCATATCCTGAAATTCAAGCTTTTGGAGTAGAAGGTATGCACTATTTTTGCGAAATGGGAATACCTATTGAAGTAGAAGATGTCGAAACAATAGAACGTTTAAGAGAAAGCAGTACATTAGTGAATACTTGTGCAGGGTGTATTTACAGTGCTGAACCAATGAAGGATTTATTGAAGTATAATGATTTATCATATTCTTATTGGCATTGTAAAAGAGAAGGTTATTTGCATTGAACAAATCACCCCTTCATCTTCTTCAACAACTCATTCAATTCCTCATTCGACCCAAAAGGAATGGTAATTTTCCCTTTGCCTTTCGGATTCGCATTGATTTCGACCTTTGTATCAAAATAGCGGGCCAAATCGTCCGTCACCCTTTGCAGGAACAAATCGGGTTTATCGTCTTTTGAAGCAGAAGGCTTCTTCTTGGCACTTTGCCAACTTTTAATCAAAGCATCCGTTTGACGGACAGATAACTCTTTCTCTATAATTTCTTGACAAATAGCAATTTGATCTTCTGACTTCAATTCACCACTCAGCAAATATTTGCAGTGACCTTTGGTGAGATCGCCATTCTTCAGTGCAGCAATTACCATCGGAGGTAGACTCAATAAGCGAAGTTCGTTGGTAATAGACGAGCGTTTTTTACCGACTCGTTCCGAAACCTGTTCGTGAGTCAGTTTACATTCATCAATCAAACGTTGGTAACTCATGGCGATTTCGATGGGATTCAAGTCCTTACGATGTGTGTTTTCCACCAAAGCTGCTTCCAGCATAAACTGTTTATTCGCCAAAACCACATAACCAGGAATCGTATCTAAGCCTGCTAATTTTGCAGCCCGAAGCCGTCGTTCTCCTGCAATCAACTGAAAATTACCGTTTTCCAATTCTCGAACGGTAATCGGTTGAATCAATCCCAAAGTTTTGATGGAGTCCGCCAGTTCTTGCAGTGATTCCTCTCCGAAATCTTTCCGAGGTTGAAAGGGATTCGCTTCAATGTCTTCTAAAGGTATTTCCAGAACGGTGTTGAGCAATTCCTTTTCGTCTTCCGCATTGTTGAAGTCCGATAATAGTGAGCGAATGCCCATTCCCAATGCTTCTTTTTTAGGTCTTTTTGCCATACTATTTTGATGCTGTTGTTTCTATTTGATATTTACAGATGGATGCTTTTTCTATTGATTCTGTCGATGTTAAGTTGATACTTTGGGTTGATAAATCGTCCATCGTTCTCTCACCCAAACTTTACCACCTTCAATCCATTCTTTTTCAACACTTCTTTGCCCAAATTGATGTAGTTGATTGCACCTTTGCTTTGTATATCGTACATAATCACCGATTTGCCAAAACTTGGTGCTTCTCCCAATCTTGTATTTCGATGAATAACTGTATCAAAAACCATCCCTGCAAAATGTCGCTTTACTTCCGAAATAACTTGATTTGACAAACGAAGACGGGTGTCAAACATGGTCAGTAGAATACCTTCAATTTGTAGTTTTCGATTCAAACGCTTTTGAACTATTGTAATAGTATTCAGCAGTTTACCCAATCCTTCAAGTGCAAAATATTCGCATTGAACAGGAATCAAAACCGAATCGGCAGCCGTCAGTGCATTGAGGGTAATCAAACCCAAAGAAGGAGAACAATCAATAATGATGAAATCGAAATCTTTTTTGATGGTCTGCAAAGCCTTACGCATCAATATTTCCCGTTCGGGATGGTCTATCAACTCCAATTCTGCGCCGACCAAAT
The Chitinophagales bacterium genome window above contains:
- a CDS encoding ParB/RepB/Spo0J family partition protein, whose product is MAKRPKKEALGMGIRSLLSDFNNAEDEKELLNTVLEIPLEDIEANPFQPRKDFGEESLQELADSIKTLGLIQPITVRELENGNFQLIAGERRLRAAKLAGLDTIPGYVVLANKQFMLEAALVENTHRKDLNPIEIAMSYQRLIDECKLTHEQVSERVGKKRSSITNELRLLSLPPMVIAALKNGDLTKGHCKYLLSGELKSEDQIAICQEIIEKELSVRQTDALIKSWQSAKKKPSASKDDKPDLFLQRVTDDLARYFDTKVEINANPKGKGKITIPFGSNEELNELLKKMKG
- a CDS encoding YIP1 family protein — encoded protein: MTSLLNILWNPVTTLKELGKEYSDDLHRKSIWIIVAYSVIISILNDVQNTSEAVFLVQIGGLCLGIAITLFFVFALSSVIYWIGNTIVGKAAFTEIEATVAYSLIPTLFGFIVVVFINEMDWNLFDWNKSHFINSISFLGWIASTNIVYQGVKLFNQFNWKQTLLAMLPLLLLYVVILALIFYVFSWS
- a CDS encoding AAA family ATPase — encoded protein: MAAKIITIANQKGGVGKTTTAINLAASLSILDYKTLLVDADPQANATSGVGIDPKTVKVSIYECLIGKADIKDSIKNVDSPNMYLLPSHLDLVGAELELIDHPEREILMRKALQTIKKDFDFIIIDCSPSLGLITLNALTAADSVLIPVQCEYFALEGLGKLLNTITIVQKRLNRKLQIEGILLTMFDTRLRLSNQVISEVKRHFAGMVFDTVIHRNTRLGEAPSFGKSVIMYDIQSKGAINYINLGKEVLKKNGLKVVKFG